From Plasmodium yoelii strain 17X genome assembly, chromosome: 11, a single genomic window includes:
- a CDS encoding splicing factor 3B subunit 5, putative, with amino-acid sequence MSTFDRFNIHAQLEHLQSKYQGSGHADTTRWEWLTNIHRDTLASHVGHYSRLAYFAIAENEPIAKIRYRCLQNMSLPITPRPPKN; translated from the exons ATGTCTACATTTGATAGATTTAATATTCATGCCCAATTGGAACATTTGCAAAGCAAATATCAAGGATCTGGACACGCAGACACAACTAGATG GGAATGGTTAACAAACATTCACAGGGATACATTAGCATCTCATGTTGGTCATTATTCAAG gcTAGCTTATTTTGCTATTGCCGAAAACGAGCCTATTGCTAAGATACGTTATCGTTGTCTCCAa AATATGTCACTCCCTATAACCCCACGCCCCCCAAAAAACTAA